The region CCCCTTATAAGCAACGGCATATACACCATACCTTACTTAAGAAGGGAAAAACTATGGGACATGTATTACATGCTCACGCCAGGACAACTCAGGTAGTGCGTAGAGAAATAATAAAATAGTCAAGAAAGCCTGATAAGGCTTGCAGTACATTATGGCGTGAACCTAAAAACTATTGAGAGATGGAGAAAAAGAGACTTTGTCCATTTGATGTGCCTATGGATCCTAAAGTCATCCGCAAGCCAGGTTGAAGAAGCCTCTATTGTGATTGCCTGTATATTTGCTGCATGACTCCATCCCTGCATCGTTGGATTGTCATACGGAAACTGTCAAAGTTTGCATGATAAATCGACGAGAGCTTTAAGCCCAAGAGTTTTCGACTCATGATTGTAAGCAAGCCTGCGCCTTGATAGACGGTTTTACTGCGGAATGGCTGCTTGCCGACAAGAGATCATTAAAGGAAGAATCGTAAGCAGCATCGGGGATACGATGAGGATCTCTACAAACTGCGCCCCTTAGTCGAAAATACGTTCTTACTTCTCAAGCGTTGGCGTGGTATTGCTCTTGATACGCAAAAAATACTGCCTCCTTCGCTGCCGCTGTTCAAATCCTTATGTATTTCTATTTGGGCTGGTATCCTTTACTTGACTATTGGCGGGATTAGCCAATAAGGTGACGTAAAATGAGAAAATGAATCATTCTTTTTCAGACCTAACAGGAATGAGCGTTACAGTCCGCGGTAACATGGCATAATAAATCGAATAAGATCAGCCTAATTGAGGGATAGCGGATTGTCAAAGAGAGAACCGCAGTCATGAGGGACCTGTGTACAGAGTAGATGTGTATGCGGCACCAAAACTGTGGCATAGATTTTTTATTGACAAACCATGTAATCTTTCGCTACGCTATTTTAATATACAAAACAAAGTTTGCTATGCAAAACGTTGTGAACATGAAAGAGCAAGACAGAATAATCCTTTTAGGCAATATTTTGCTCCTTTGGGCAGCGTCATGTGGCTTATTAAGCGGAGGGAGACGAGTGTATGCTGGCCGTACCAGTTCACGGGCAGTAATGGCACGGAAAAAGATGTTGGTTCAAACCTGACAATTTTGTGGAAAACATGGTCTGCGCAAAGGCAGATGAAAGCCGGCGTTGATAATGACGAAGGATGAAGAAATAATGCAGGGAAAAAGCGCGATTGCAAGAGGTGCCCGGGAAACTGGAGCGATGGTCGTCGTCTTATACCCCGAGACACCTGGTGAGATACTGAAAGCGATTGCCGACAACTACCAGGAAATTTATGCTAAATGGGCGAAAAGGTGTCCGTAGTGTACGGGGCCGCCACGGAGGATTAACATACGCGGTATCGTCAAGAGCCGCCAACGATTGAAATTGCAAACAGAAAGCAGTGAACGATGGGGAGAACCAAAATGAGCGGAGTGGGTGCGGAAACGGAAGAAATGAAGAAGACCGAATATACTTCTCTCGTTCCCGCAGTGGACCAGGCATCAAGAATCCTAATCTGTCTTGCGAAAACACCTTCCTTCAAGATGAATCTCACAGATATTTGCAAGAATGTTGGTATACATAAAAGCAAAGGATATGCTATTCTTAATACCCTCCTGAATTTCAAGTTTGTAGAGCGAGACGATGAAGGTAAAACATATACCTTGGGACCGGGGCTGATTTCCCTGTCCCGGAGGGTCCTTGATAACTTGGAATACCGGGATATGGCCGGGCCTTTCCTGGAGAGGCTTGCGCAACAGACAGGCAGTACTGCCACCTTCGGTATAGTGAATGGAAGAAACTTCATCATTATCGCGAAACGGGAAGGAGACAGACATGCGTTTCTCACGATACGGGTGGGCTACCAACTGAGTATCACCCACGGGGCGGTGGGAAAAGCTATCATTGCATGTGTGCCTGGCGATGAGCGCGAGGAAGTGCTCAGCCAGGAGAAGCTTCTTTTTCACGGAGACCCTTCAAAGTTGGACAGGAACCGGCTTGAAACCGAATTTGAGGAGTGCAGGAAAGCCGGCTATGCTCTTGACTTGGGCGAGATGTTTGCCGGACTCAATGCTGTTGCCGCTCCGGTATTCGACCACGCAGGCAAGCCGACAGGGGCCCTGCTCGTCACGGGGAGCTTCTCGAAATCGTTGGCCCACGAGTATGGGGTTAGGGTGGCCGAGTGTGCGAGGGAATTTTCGACGACACTAGGTGCAGACATTGAAGAGATATTCAAGAGACCTGCAAAAGAAGATTTGAAAGATGAAGCTTTATCGCAACGTACGCAGGGTTTTGGACTCCGATAGTTCGAACAAGGGGTTCAAATGGGAGCGGTATTAGTCTATAAAGAATGTATTGTGATGACGCTATCTTTATTAGATTGGATACTCCTCTCGAAAAAGCGAGAACCATCATAATATGGCGGCAGTTTGACGAGAAAGTCAACGAGGTCTGTAAATGTGCTTATCGGAAAAGGCATAAAAAGGCGACAAGGTCGTGCATTTTATGAATAACTCTATCACTTGGTTTGCAGTCTGCTTTGGATTAGTCCATCTAGGTGCGTGGATCGTGTCTTACAACTTTCGTTTCACGAATGATGACGTCAAATACTATACGGGCGTAGCGGAGCCTGATTTGATGATATCTGGCGACGCATTCAATGGCCGCCGGAGGGACTCATCTGCGCCAGAAGAGACGCGCTGTTTTGCGCTGAGTGAGTCCTTCATGAATCCCCTATTGGCCGGTACGTCTATGCCGGAGCTCAGTGTGGAACTTTTTTCACCGATCCATGATGGTTTTACTTTACTTCCGGAACAACGGGGTAGCCTAAGCCTATCCCCTTATTGTGCGCCCGTTTGAATACACAGAATGCCTGCGCCCACGAAGTGCAAAAGGCTATAAAAGGTGTTTTCGGTGAGGATGTGTCGGCATCCCAAGGCAAGATTGAGAGGGTAAGACTGAGGAAACAGTTTATAAGCATGGCAGAAGTTTTTAAGGTTAAATGATTCAGGAAGGAACATTCCCGCATGAGTGTCGATGAGGCGAAGTTCTTCTTCGAGACTGCCGACCACATCGGATCGGGTATGTGCTGGCGTGTTTTTGCAACACAATTAAAATCTTTATTTAGGGGGTTGTTATGAACAAAAAGTCAGTGGTTACGGTGGTTCTAGGCATCTCGTTTGTGTTCTTCTGTCTTGCTGCTTTCCCGGCAATTTCGTCGGCACAGAAGGCAATAACTCTCAACTACTCCAACTTTTTCCCCGCGCCTCACAAAAGCAGCGTCGCTTCCGAGCAGTGGTGCAAAGAGATTGAGAAAAGGACAGGCGGTAAGGTAAAGTTTGCCTATTTCCCCGGTGGAATTCTCACACCCGCTGCCCAGACGTATGATAATATCGTAAAAGGGATAGCGGATGTGGGTTGCAGCGCTCTTGCATACACAAGGGGAAAATTCCCTCTTATGGAAGCGACAGATCTTCCGTTAGGGTACAGGAACGGGACCCAGGCAACGAATTTGATAAACACCTTCTACTCCAAGTTCAAACCAAAAGAACTTGACGACGTAAAGGTTCTTTATTTCCACGCTCATGGACCCGGCATACTCCATACGAAGAAAGAGGTAAGCAAGCTTGAGGATCTGAAAGGGAAGAAGATACGCGCCACCGGCCTTGCCGCAAAGATAGTGGAAGCCCTTGGAGGCGCTCCGGTAGGGGCCACCATGCCTGAAACCTATGATGCGCTCCGGACTGGCGTTGTCGACGGTTCACTGGCCCCGTACGAAGCATTGAAAGGCTGGAAGTGGGGAGAGGTGGTGAGCTTTACGACCCTGAATTATGGCGCTGCGTATACCACCGGGTTTTTTGTCGTTATGAATAAGACCGCATGGAATTCACTGCCTCCTGATATTCAGAAAGTGTTTGACGAGGTAAGCAAGGAGTGGATCACCGTGCATGGCAAGGTTTGGGATGAGATCGACAAAGAGGGCCGCGAGTTCGCTAAGGTTAAAGGGCTGAAGGAAATAGCTTTCTCGAAAGAGGAGAATGCGCGCTGGGCGGCAAAAGTGAAGCCTCTTTTTGACGAATATACGAAAAATGCGAAAGCAAAAGGGCTGCCAGGCGACGAAGCCTTGAAATTTTGCTTCGACTTTTTGAAAAAGTAAAGAGATAGATCCGAAAGCCACGGTACTGTGTCGGAGATATCACAGGATCAGGACTGAAAGGAACATATCTGATAATTGAAATATGGCGGTGAACGGCCCGTCTGTAATGTGTGGGAGTTCACCGCCATATTTTATGACACGGCATCATCTGCGGAACCCAAGACAGCGGCTGAAGACCGGTGACGGAATTTGCCTGCCTGACGTTGGTCATATCGGTATAGGGATTATGATGGTAATTTCTCCGATACTAAGGACCTTCACTTGATTTTGTCTATAATACCGTCCGAATCCACAATCAATACGGGCCGGACATGGACCTTGCCTATTCCATCAAGAACAGCTGCGTTCGGTTTCCAGTCTCTAAAGAGTAATGATATTAGCCTGTTCTTAGACACATGGAAACCAGAACAAAGCTTCCGGCAACAATCCACCGGACCGATTATATGCCTGAATTTTCGTGAAATGCGCAACTTAGGCGACGTCAAGATTTGACGTGCTGGAAGGCAAGGCGGGTCCGCGGGAATTTCGAAATTTAGGCCCATGGGGTGAGCTATTTGGACACACGGCCTTCATGCTGTATCTGAGATGGAGAAGAAAAGGCTGTGAACCTATGGCCACAAGATACGGTACTGTAGTATAATTATGAATTGTCCGGCCCCCTTGGAGCGAAATCGGTTATATATATTTACCGGACCGGAGGGGGCGGGAAAGAGACAGAACTTCTTAAGGAGTGTAAGCGCAATGAAAGATTTCAAACCGTTCACCCTTGAAAAGAGAACTGTCGGAACCCTTGCTGCCGCGCTCGACAGGCTCGAGGCAGGTTTTGCGGGGCTGCCGCCAAGTGAAGACCGATCCATCAACTATGCGTCATTAGAGCGAGTGCTCTTTGAGGTGGCAGACAGAATTCACGATAATTATCCTTACTTCCATCCTCTTTACGCGGGTCAGATGATGAAACCGCCCCATCCGGCGGCAAGGGCGGCTTATATGCTGGCTATGTGGATAAATCCAAATAATCACGCCCTTGATGGAGGACGCGCCAGTTCGGCAATGGAGAAAGAAGCAGTGAGGGACCTTGCCCGGATGATCGGGTGGGATAATCATCTAGGCCACCTGTGCAGCGGGGGCACCATGGCGAATCTGGAAGCGCTGTGGGTGGCAGGACAACTCAGTCCTCGCGCTACCGTCGTTGCCTCGGCGCAAGCCCATTATACCCACGGGCGCATAAGCGGCGCGCTCAAGCTGGATTTTGAGGCTATTCCCTGTGATCGTTCCGGAAGAATGGATGTAGCCGTACTCGAAAGCCGTCTTCAAAGAGGAGGGGTCGGTACAGTTGTCGCGACCGTCGGTACCACGGCGTTAGGGTGCGTCGATCCGTTGCCTGAACTGCTCAACCTTCGTGAGCGGTACAACTTCCGTCTTCACGCCGATGCGGCATACGGAGGATATTTCGGTCTTGTCGACAACCTGAGACCTGATACGCGTCTCAGCTATGACCGGCTTCACGAGGTGGATTCTTTGGTGATCGATCCGCACAAACACGGTCTCCAGCCATATGGATGCGGATGCGTGCTTTTCCGTGATCCCTCCGTGGGAAGATTTTACCAACACGATTCTCCTTACACCTATTTCAGCTCGAACGAGCTTCACCTGGGTGAAATAAGTCTTGAATGCTCCCGTCCTGGGGCGGCAGCTGTCGCGCTATGGGCGACACAGCGCGTGCTTCCCCTTGTAAGAGATGGGGAATTCGCTCTCGGGCTTTCCAAATCCCGTGCGGCTGCACGGGCATTTTACGACAGGCTGCAAGTGGATTCGCGGGTTATGACGCCCTTTGCGCCTGAGCTGGACATAGTTGTATGGACGCCCAGGACATCCAAGGTAAGTGAGTCATCCGAGATGGCTCGTATGATTTTTTCGCTGGCCGCGGACCGAAATCTGCACATAGCTTTGGCCGAACTGCCTGCCTATTTCTTCGATTTCCAGGGCGCCGATATTGAAATGGACAGAGAGACAGTCACCTGTCTGCGCTCGGTTCTCATGAAACCGGAACATCTTGACTGGATTGATCGTATATGGGAAATCCTCAATCAAGTGACGGATGAAGTGATCAAAACGCGATGAGGGGGGGAACCAAGGTATCACGTAGGTGTGCGATTCCTTATCATTGAATGGGAATTGATTCATGAAAACAGTGGCGCTATTCGCAATGAAGGCAGGGGCCCGGCGCCGATGGAGATGCACCGGAGACAGGCTATGC is a window of Syntrophobacterales bacterium DNA encoding:
- a CDS encoding TRAP transporter substrate-binding protein; this encodes MNKKSVVTVVLGISFVFFCLAAFPAISSAQKAITLNYSNFFPAPHKSSVASEQWCKEIEKRTGGKVKFAYFPGGILTPAAQTYDNIVKGIADVGCSALAYTRGKFPLMEATDLPLGYRNGTQATNLINTFYSKFKPKELDDVKVLYFHAHGPGILHTKKEVSKLEDLKGKKIRATGLAAKIVEALGGAPVGATMPETYDALRTGVVDGSLAPYEALKGWKWGEVVSFTTLNYGAAYTTGFFVVMNKTAWNSLPPDIQKVFDEVSKEWITVHGKVWDEIDKEGREFAKVKGLKEIAFSKEENARWAAKVKPLFDEYTKNAKAKGLPGDEALKFCFDFLKK
- a CDS encoding IclR family transcriptional regulator, producing the protein MSGVGAETEEMKKTEYTSLVPAVDQASRILICLAKTPSFKMNLTDICKNVGIHKSKGYAILNTLLNFKFVERDDEGKTYTLGPGLISLSRRVLDNLEYRDMAGPFLERLAQQTGSTATFGIVNGRNFIIIAKREGDRHAFLTIRVGYQLSITHGAVGKAIIACVPGDEREEVLSQEKLLFHGDPSKLDRNRLETEFEECRKAGYALDLGEMFAGLNAVAAPVFDHAGKPTGALLVTGSFSKSLAHEYGVRVAECAREFSTTLGADIEEIFKRPAKEDLKDEALSQRTQGFGLR
- a CDS encoding aspartate aminotransferase family protein; translated protein: MKDFKPFTLEKRTVGTLAAALDRLEAGFAGLPPSEDRSINYASLERVLFEVADRIHDNYPYFHPLYAGQMMKPPHPAARAAYMLAMWINPNNHALDGGRASSAMEKEAVRDLARMIGWDNHLGHLCSGGTMANLEALWVAGQLSPRATVVASAQAHYTHGRISGALKLDFEAIPCDRSGRMDVAVLESRLQRGGVGTVVATVGTTALGCVDPLPELLNLRERYNFRLHADAAYGGYFGLVDNLRPDTRLSYDRLHEVDSLVIDPHKHGLQPYGCGCVLFRDPSVGRFYQHDSPYTYFSSNELHLGEISLECSRPGAAAVALWATQRVLPLVRDGEFALGLSKSRAAARAFYDRLQVDSRVMTPFAPELDIVVWTPRTSKVSESSEMARMIFSLAADRNLHIALAELPAYFFDFQGADIEMDRETVTCLRSVLMKPEHLDWIDRIWEILNQVTDEVIKTR